From bacterium:
CATTACATACCCTTTTATTACACTGCCTTCTTTTTTCAATGCAAGAAATTTTTCCCCGGACATTGAACACCAGTCGGGTAAATCTTTTTCAAAACCCGGATCATCCGCTAAGATCTCAAGCACCTCACCGGGTTCCATATTTTCTAATTCCAGTTTTGTTTTAATGACCGGCATGGGGCAAAAAAGGCCGATACAATCA
This genomic window contains:
- a CDS encoding sulfurtransferase TusA family protein translates to MNISKTLDCIGLFCPMPVIKTKLELENMEPGEVLEILADDPGFEKDLPDWCSMSGEKFLALKKEGSVIKGYVMKV